A genome region from Conger conger chromosome 16, fConCon1.1, whole genome shotgun sequence includes the following:
- the LOC133114020 gene encoding GTPase IMAP family member 4-like — translation MESENKPQALSGGDQKTQEEKLDISMSRLRIVLLGKSGEEKSEVGNAILREEVLSVKDQCERAQEQIDSTQAAELMEKIEQMVKENRGGFLSCEIFQEPESAALGGMEGSLMGTQQKMEKQKPQEVEEEMNKATESCFSLDMYWEAQLERQARELEARHKTELEEKDQKIRLLEECIKGTSLGVEDKDQSSDCVRIVLVGKTGSGKSATGNTILQRVAFLSQSSMTSVTTCCKKEVGEVAGRRVSVVDTPGLFDTSVSQEVVQQEIAKCISYLAPGPHVFLLVVQIGRITKEEKDTLQLIQSTFGKKAEMFTIIMFTRGDELKNESIESYLQRGDPTIQNLIQDCGNRFQVFDNNDMTNITQVSELLDKIYMMVQKNGGGCYTNEMFQEAEMTIRKECERILRENEEWKRKEEEEKKKNKSWAYTQSEPRAGPGRGSVQMKGVQKVDVGTLLQVTQALKAVLGPCFGPSGGQVLFTRDTGDVLITRDGQHILSSLRLDHPIAR, via the exons ATGGAGAGCGAGAATAAACCACAGGCCTTGTCTGGAGGAGACCAGAAAACGCAGGAAGAAAAATTGGACATCTCCA TGTCTCGTCTGAGGATTGTGCTGCTGGGgaagtctggagaagagaagagtgaAGTGGGAAATGCCATCCTGAGGGAGGAGGTGCTTTCAGTAAAAGATCAATGTGAGAGAGCACAAG AACAGATTGACAGCACCCAGGCTGCTGAACTAATGGAGAAAATAGAGCAGATGGTGAAGGAGAATAGAGGAGGTTTCCTCAGCTGTGAGATATTCCAGGAGCCAGAATCAGCTGCACTTGGAGGGATGGAGGGCTCACTGATGGGGACTCAACAGAAGATGGAAAAGCAGAAGCCACAGGAAGTGgaag AGGAGATGAATAAAGCAACAGAAAGCTGCTTTTCCCTGGATATGTACTGGGAGGCACAGCTGGAGAGGCAGGCTCGAGAGCTGGAGGCCAGGCACAAGactgagctggaggagaaggaccagaagATCAGACTATTAGAAGAATGCATTAAAGGCACATCACTGG GTGTTGAGGATAAAGATCAGAGCTCTGACTGTGTGAGGATTGTGCTCGTGGGGAAGACAGGAAGTGGAAAAAGTGCCACAGGAAACACCATACTGCAGAGGGTGGCGTTCCTGTCTCAGTCCAGTATGACATCAGTGACGACCTGCTGTAAGAAAGAAGTAGGGGAAGTTGCTGGCAGGCGTGTTTCTGTAGTTGACACACCGGGTCTCTTTGACACATCAGTGTCTCAAGAGGTGGTCCAGCAGGAAATAGCCAAATGCATCTCCTATTTGGCCCCAGGACCTCATGTGTTTCTCCTGGTGGTACAGATTGGGAGAATCacaaaggaggagaaggacacaTTGCAGCTCATTCAGAGTACCTTTGGAAAAAAGGCTGAAATGTTCACCATAATCATGTTCACAAGAGGGGATGAGCTTAAAAATGAATCCATTGAAAGTTACCTTCAAAGAGGTGACCCTACAATCCAAAATCTGATTCAAGACTGTGGAAATAGGTTTCAGGTCTTCGATAATAATGACATGACCAACATCACCCAAGTCTCTGAGCTGCTGGATAAGATATACATGATGGTGCAGAAGAACGGAGGGGGCTGCTACACCAATGAGATGTTCCAGGAGGCAGAAATGACCATAAGGAAAGAATGTGAGagaatactgagaga GAATGAGGAGtggaaaagaaaggaagaggaagagaagaagaag AACAAGTCCTGGGCCTACACCCAGTCTGAACCAAGGG CAGGCCCTGGCAGAGGCAGTGTGCAGATGAAGGGGGTGCAGAAGGTGGATGTGGGGACACTGCTGCAGGTCACCCAGGCTCTGAAGGCAGTGCTGGGTCCCTGCTTCGGGCCCTCCGGGGGGCAGGTCCTCTTCACCCGTGACACCGGAGACGTCCTGATCACCAGGGATGGCCAACATATCCTGAGCTCCCTCCGGCTCGACCATCCCATCGCCAGGTAA